ACGCTTATCCCCAGAAAAAAGCATTGGAAATTGTGATTGCATTGCCGTCAGATATCCTGCTCCATCTGTATTATAACCAACCCATTTACCATTTTTAAATACCACTGTGTTTACTGCACCAATTAAAGCAGCATAAGTGTCTACTTCATCTAAATATTTCATAATGGATTGTTTATACGGTACGGTAACATTAAAGCCATCCAATTTATCTTCTTTAAGTTTCTCAACAGTTTCACGAAAATTTTCTCTCTCCGTCTCATATAACAAATATGTACCATCCCTATCTATTTGTTGAAGAAACTGTTGATGGATCCAAGGTGATAAAGAATGCTTGATTGGATAACCAATTAAGCCTAATTTCATCCTACTCTCCCCCTTTTCTTCTAGATAGCTGTTATATAAGTGCGTCTCTACGTGATACGGGCATAATGTCCGGTGAATGCGCACTGACAGTTGCATGATTTCCAGTAACAGTAATCCAACCTAATCCTGGAAAAACAATATCTGTTTTATTATCTTTCACTTTAAAAGATTGTTCTTTTAAAGCTGGATATTCCGTTACATTTTCTTTACTTGGTGGTGTTAACATTTCTCCTACATGTTTCTCATAAAGGTTTTCTGCATTATCTAATTTTGTTCGATGGATTGTTAGTTGGTTCGCAAAATAACAGACAAATGATTGTTTCTCTCCTTTTACAAAATCAAATCGTGCAAGTCCACCTACATATAACGTTTGTCCTTCTTGCAATTGATAAACGCGTGGTTTAATCTCTTTAGTTGGTGTAATTGTCTTCAAGTCAAAATCCGACATGTAGTGTGATAACTGTTTTCTATTGATTACACCTGGCGTGTCATATAATGCGGTTGAATCATCTAAAGGAATCTCAATAAAACCAAGTGTTGTCCCCGGAAAGTATGAAGTGGTTATTGCATCTTTCGTACCAGTTGACTCATTTATTAGTCGATTAATAAATGTTGATTTCCCGACATTCGTGCTTCCTACTACATATACATCTTGCTTTTTACGGTATGACTCAATTGCATTTTTAACTTGATCCATTCCTTGTCCTGTGGAAGCGGAGATTAAAAATACATCTTGCACGACAAGTCCTAGATCAGCAGCTGACTTTTTCATCCATTGTCTTAACTTACTAACATTAGTCGATTTAGGCAATAGATCGACTTTGTTCCCTATTAAAATAATTGGATTATCGCCTGTCAAACGATGTAGACTTTTAATAAAGCTCCCATTAAAATCAAATACATCTACTAATTTAACAATTAATCCTTTTGTTTTACTGATTTGACTTAGCATATCTACAAAGTCTTGATCAGTATACGAGACATCTTGAACTTCATTATAGTGTTTTAACCTAAAACATCGTTTACAGATGATGGTATCATTTTTTAAAGCAGACAGTGGAACATAACCTGCTTCGTCTTCATTTATAGTTTGAATTGGTGCACCACATCCTTGACAGATATCATCTAATCGTTCTGTGTCTATTCCTTCCACGTTATCATTCCTTTCTTTCGCATCCAACTTAGAATTCTTCGTTCCATTTTTCGATTAATTCGTGTTAACATACCATCCGTTTGGACAATAGGTACAACGAGGATTGTATAGAAACCTGCACTATTACCACCTAATATATCAGTCATTAATTGATCGCCTATAACAACAACCTCTTCTTTTTCCAAGCCCATCCGCTTAGCTGCTTTTTTAAAAGCTCGGTTCAATGGCTTTCTAGCACTATATACGAAAGGTCTTTTTAAAGGTTCAGAAAATATACGAACTCTTTCTTCCTTATTATTTGAAATAATAGTTACGTTAATATCATTTTCTTCCATGCTTTGAAACCATTCGACAATTTCAGGTGTTGCATCTACTACATCCCAAGCCACTAAAGTATTATCTAAATCTGTAATAATACCGGTAATACCTTTCTCTTTTAAAGATTCTGGCGTTATTTCGAAAATAGTTTGTACATGTTGATTTGGTAAAAATTTTTTTAGCACGTCATTTGCCACCTCTGTTTACATTTACCTCTCCCATTCCACTTACTCATCATAAACAATTTATCACGTTCTTTCAAAACTATTCTACTAAAAACGCAATAAAATTATATGTATATGCTTTTTAAACCCTTTATATTCCCGAAAATCGTTCGACAAATTAATGGTTTTTTCACGACTGTGGATAACTTTATGCACACGAAAAATCGCGATAAGACAAGATTTTTCAAGTTTTTCCTCACATTACTAACAAGTTATCTACAGGCTATGTAGATAACTATTCGCTTGTATCAAACATTTTAATTTGTTAAAGTATTAATAACTTCTTCCTCATGAGATACAAAAATCGACTTAATATTGTATATCCAATACTTTAGGAGGGGCTAAAGATGAAACACTTATCAGATGATTTATTAATTGAGTCGTACTATAAAGCATATGAATTAAAGCTCAGTCCAGAATTTATACGCTTAATTGAGCAAGAAATCGAACGCAGGTCACTTGCTAATTACATTCACTATTTTGCTAATTAGCAAGTTTCTCCACTCACTAAATTATTCTACAATACTAATCAATCAGTTTATATAGGACAGACACTATTATGATGTTTCCTTCATAGATTAGGGATATAGGCAAAAGCCCAAACGCTATGGAGGTGCATATACTTGTCAACGATCTTAAGTGCGCTTGCTTTACTAATGAAGGATGCACTTTTCTTTGTATCTTATGTAAAAAACCACGCTTTTCCACAACCACTCAATTCAAAAGAAGAGGCCATTCAAATCAAAAAAATGCTTGAAGGAGACGAAGATGCTAGAAACATGCTAATCGAACATAATTTACGATTGGTAGCACACATTGTTAAGAAATTCGAAAATACTGGTGAGGATAATGAAGATTTAATTTCAATTGGTACCATTGGGTTGATTAAGGGAGTAGAAAGTTTTTCAATGGATAAAGGAACTAAATTAGCGACCTATGCTGCTCGCTGTATTGAAAATGAAATCTTGATGCATCTTAGAGCATTAAAGAAGACTAAAAAAGATGTTTCCTTACAGGATCCAATAGGGCAAGATAAAGAAGGTAATGAAATCAGTTTAATAGATATATTACAAGCTGAAAATGATGATATTGTTGAATTTATACAATTAAACATGGAAGTTGCTAAAATTCAAAAATACTTAAACATTTTAGATAATCGCGAGAAACAAGTTATAACAAGCCGCTATGGTTTAAGTAAAGAAGATGAATTAACACAAAGGGAAATTGCAAAGAAACTAAATATATCTCGAAGTTATGTATCTCGAATAGAGAAACGAGCGTTAATGAAAGTATTCCATGAATATTATAAAAAAGAGAGATAAAGAGCACTCCTATGGGTGCTCTTTTACTCTTTATTCCTTACTTTTATTATTAAAGTCTGAAACCATAATGCACCACCCAAACATGCAAGCATTAAGGTTATCAAATATGTTAAGTGTTCTGTTTGCTGACGTACATAAGCCTCTATTATGAGACCAGCGTATAAATAACTACTAAGAATTAATAGAACAAGCAAGAAGCGTTGAAAGTCTCTAACTTTTGTATCATTCCCCATCTTGGTCTCTCCTTTACCGATGATGTATGTTGATAATAACATGCATTCGGTGTGAAAAAACCTAGTAATTCATGGGAAACATTAAATATCTTGAACAACTTCCATAATTAATTGCGCAGCATGTTTTGCTGCGGTATCCAAAAATGCATCAAACGATACAGCTGATTCTTTACCGGCAATATCAGATAAAGCTCTTATTATTACGAAAGGCGTATTATATTGGAAACATACTTGTGCAATCGCTGCTGCCTCCATTTCAGTTGCAATCAACAAAGGGAATTTTTCTCTAACAAATTCAACACGTATTGGATCCTGCATAAAGGAATCTCCTGTTCCTATTAGACCTTGTTTGGCTTTCACATGAAGGATTTGTTTAATAACCTTTTCCACTTTCTCTATTAGAAAGGGATCAGCAAGGTATGTTTCTGGTAAACCAGGTACTTGTCCATATGCATACTGAAATGCTGTTACATCAACATCATGATGTGTTACAGCATTCCCAATAACTAAATCACCAACATCTAAAGTTGCATCAAAACCACCAGCAGAGCCTGTATTTATAATGTAAGTTGGTTTATAGCGTTCATGTAAGATGGTCGTTGCCATTGCTGCATTAACTTTCCCTATTCCTGATTGCAAGATAACAACACTTTTCCCTTTAAGAGAACCTGTTATAAATAAACAGTTAGCTATTTTTTCTTCTTTTTCAATATTTGTCATGTTGTCTTTTAATAACGCTATTTCTTGATCCATTGCCCCAATTATCCCGATAATCATGCTCTATTTCTCCTTCAATAATACTTTTAGTTTTCGCTAGTAAAGCGATATTTTTGGTCATTTTCATTTAATATTTCCACCTGAGTTGGTTTCCAACCTTGATTTTCAATCCAAGCTATAAAAACGCGGTAATGTTCAGACTCCTCACTATTTGAAAAGGTTGTAATCACTTGTTGTTCACCATTTCCTGCGACCCATAAATAAATCATATTCTCAGTTGATAAACCTGTAGCTAACGAAGCAGCACGCATCATCTCTTCCCAATCCTCAGAAGTTTTTTCCCATACAATTTCATGTGGTTCTTCTTGATTAGTTGGAATAGGATTCCAATTCCCAGTATACGCTTCTATGACATTTTCGTCTTCTGATTCTACTACTTCCAAATTAACTTCTTCTGTTCCATCGGTTTCTAGTTCCAATTGCTCCTCCGCTAGTTCATCAGTATCAGTTGTTTCATTCACATCTTCTTGATCTTGTTCCGTATCTTGCGTATCTGCTTCAGAAGTTACGTTATCTTCGTTTAATTCTGACTTTGCCGCTGTATCTTCTAATGCATCGTCATCTTCGCCACCAGAAAACACAAGAATTGCAATAAAACAAATAATAAGCGCTACACCTAACAAAGCAAGATAGGATAACCATTTTGTATTTTTACGTCTTTTCTCAAATCTATTTAAGCGACTATATTGATCAAAATCTTCTGGCATATAGTTTCCTCCCTCTTGACCATTTTACCTTATATTATGTTCTAGTAATGCAATCAATTTCCCTTTTAAAATTGTCATTTTTTAAAAGGTTGTTTTTTATGCTACGTTACCATAAACTTTATAATCTACGTCGCAGTTTCTCTCAAGTCTTGATATTCAAAGTAATGGTTTGCGAAAAAACTTTTAAATTATTAAAAAATGTTTCATGCCAATAAGTAGCATGAAACATTTTAATTTATTGTCTTTGATTTAAAATCTTATTCATTATGTCGTTCACTTATTTAACACTTATTATTTTCACATTCATATCACCAGCAGGTGTTGAAACAGCCAGCGATTCTCCAATTTCACGTCCAAGTAAACTTTTAGCTATTGGTGAGTCATTTGAGATTTTACCTTCAAAAGGATCTGCCTCAGCACTACCTACAATTGTGTAGGTTTCTTCATCACCATTTGGTAACTCTTGAAACGTAACAGTCTTACCAAGTGAAACAACATTTGGATTTTG
The nucleotide sequence above comes from Paraliobacillus zengyii. Encoded proteins:
- the mtnN gene encoding 5'-methylthioadenosine/S-adenosylhomocysteine nucleosidase, whose amino-acid sequence is MIIGIIGAMDQEIALLKDNMTNIEKEEKIANCLFITGSLKGKSVVILQSGIGKVNAAMATTILHERYKPTYIINTGSAGGFDATLDVGDLVIGNAVTHHDVDVTAFQYAYGQVPGLPETYLADPFLIEKVEKVIKQILHVKAKQGLIGTGDSFMQDPIRVEFVREKFPLLIATEMEAAAIAQVCFQYNTPFVIIRALSDIAGKESAVSFDAFLDTAAKHAAQLIMEVVQDI
- a CDS encoding sporulation histidine kinase inhibitor Sda; translation: MKHLSDDLLIESYYKAYELKLSPEFIRLIEQEIERRSLANYIHYFAN
- a CDS encoding YqeG family HAD IIIA-type phosphatase encodes the protein MLKKFLPNQHVQTIFEITPESLKEKGITGIITDLDNTLVAWDVVDATPEIVEWFQSMEENDINVTIISNNKEERVRIFSEPLKRPFVYSARKPLNRAFKKAAKRMGLEKEEVVVIGDQLMTDILGGNSAGFYTILVVPIVQTDGMLTRINRKMERRILSWMRKKGMITWKE
- a CDS encoding YrhC family protein, with translation MGNDTKVRDFQRFLLVLLILSSYLYAGLIIEAYVRQQTEHLTYLITLMLACLGGALWFQTLIIKVRNKE
- the sigK gene encoding RNA polymerase sporulation sigma factor SigK, whose amino-acid sequence is MSTILSALALLMKDALFFVSYVKNHAFPQPLNSKEEAIQIKKMLEGDEDARNMLIEHNLRLVAHIVKKFENTGEDNEDLISIGTIGLIKGVESFSMDKGTKLATYAARCIENEILMHLRALKKTKKDVSLQDPIGQDKEGNEISLIDILQAENDDIVEFIQLNMEVAKIQKYLNILDNREKQVITSRYGLSKEDELTQREIAKKLNISRSYVSRIEKRALMKVFHEYYKKER
- the yqeH gene encoding ribosome biogenesis GTPase YqeH is translated as MEGIDTERLDDICQGCGAPIQTINEDEAGYVPLSALKNDTIICKRCFRLKHYNEVQDVSYTDQDFVDMLSQISKTKGLIVKLVDVFDFNGSFIKSLHRLTGDNPIILIGNKVDLLPKSTNVSKLRQWMKKSAADLGLVVQDVFLISASTGQGMDQVKNAIESYRKKQDVYVVGSTNVGKSTFINRLINESTGTKDAITTSYFPGTTLGFIEIPLDDSTALYDTPGVINRKQLSHYMSDFDLKTITPTKEIKPRVYQLQEGQTLYVGGLARFDFVKGEKQSFVCYFANQLTIHRTKLDNAENLYEKHVGEMLTPPSKENVTEYPALKEQSFKVKDNKTDIVFPGLGWITVTGNHATVSAHSPDIMPVSRRDALI
- a CDS encoding YrrS family protein, whose product is MPEDFDQYSRLNRFEKRRKNTKWLSYLALLGVALIICFIAILVFSGGEDDDALEDTAAKSELNEDNVTSEADTQDTEQDQEDVNETTDTDELAEEQLELETDGTEEVNLEVVESEDENVIEAYTGNWNPIPTNQEEPHEIVWEKTSEDWEEMMRAASLATGLSTENMIYLWVAGNGEQQVITTFSNSEESEHYRVFIAWIENQGWKPTQVEILNENDQKYRFTSEN